Genomic segment of Eretmochelys imbricata isolate rEreImb1 chromosome 11, rEreImb1.hap1, whole genome shotgun sequence:
AAGATTGCAGGTGCAggttatctttaaaaaaggagaaaattccCATGAAAACATTTCCAAACCAACACCGACCagacttaaaaagaaaacattcactGCTACGGAAATCCCACGCTGAAGGCACACAAACAGTCCTGACACCAACCTTAGTGCTCAGTGCATGCCCACACCAGTGAATAGAAACAGATACTGACCAATATCcaaacacccttaactctgaccctgGGGTTTTCATAGACATTCACAGGCCCTTCCAATATTAAACTGAGAGGAATGTGTAGAGAGCACTCTCCCCTTAGGGCAGACACATCCCTCTCCTTTACTCTGGAAGAGGGGGTCTCCTACATAGCTTTTCTCCAACATCCGACCTTTTCTTAGGCCAGGGCTGGGCTCTCCCATTAGAGCTATTCACTGCTTCATGAATTGTGCTCTGAAATTCAGACAAAAAGAGGGAAATCCGTAGGCTCATACAGACCAGGTGAGAGATTTCAGGAGAGATTAACTTGCACTTCAGAGAAAAAATGCATGAAAACAGGTTTATGAACAAGTAGCTAAagacacaaaccaaaccaacacCGACcgtgacacccccacccccaagaaataaaaatacaaacatgaaATGCTAAGGAGGTCCCATGCTGAAGTCAAACAAACAATCCTGGCACCAGCCTTTGCACTGAGTCCATGAACAGACACTCTTGCACTGAGCAACACACAAATGTCCTGGTGTTTCCAGACCCGTCCATGTGCCTTTGAAATATTAAATTCAGGACACTGCCATACCTCTCTGCTTTTCCCTGGGTGAGGGGCTCTCTCCCCTTGTTCTTCACCAGcatccctcctttctcttcagcTGGGCAGGCTGAGCTCCCCAGTTCTTCCTCAGTTAGAGATAGCGTGTCCCTCTGATGCTGCCACCTTCTTTCTTCCCAAGACCACCCCCCATTTACCACTCTCTGGGCTGGAGTGGTTCTGCCCCAACGCCCtgtcccctcctcttctcccaggccagggacaggAGGATGGGCTCAGTGTACAGCTTCCCCCTGGGTTTATATCTGGTGCCTCCCTCCTCTCACTCCTCTCTGCACAACGTCAGGTTCTTCCTCTCTGACCCTCAgaggagcagccccagcagggagttgcagcagggaaggggggagagaggggcagtttCTGCAGCCCCCACAGCAGGTCCCAGCAGCCATGGGGAGGAGCTGCCAGGGCATCTCTGCTGGGTCTCAGGCACTcagggcagagaagcagctcCCCAGGCTGGCGTTGTAAATCCGAGACCAGGTGCTCTCATCTCTGTGaccctttccccctccagacTCTCTGCCATCTGAGCTAGAGCCAGCTGGGGAACAGGGAGCTGCAGCCTCTGTAACCAAATGAGAACGTACAAAAGTGGGTCCCATTACCCAGACTGAGAACTGCAGTGACATTTCTGCTCAGTGTCAGGTGCCcaggacagaggcagctccctgggatccaggcctgtcccagccagaccagggctgctggggagtgtgagaaatagtcccagcctcccccaggactgagccctgcccctcacactctgattctctctccctaGTGactgtgactctggatccagacacggctcatccccaGCTCATCCTATCTGAGGATCGGAAAAGTGTGAGAAGGGGATACACCCGGCAGGATCTGCCTGACAATCCTGAGCGATTTGACACTGAGctctgtgtgctgggctgtgagggattcagagacattgctgggaggtggagctgggggatgggaggcgctgggctgtgggggtggccagagagtctgtgaggaggaaagGCTGGATCAGTCATAACCCtgagggggggatctgggctgtgcagCGGTGGGGGCATCGGTTCCAGGCTCTCACCTTCCCTGAGatcccccttcccctgagccgGGTCCCCAGAAGGATCTGGGTTTCTCTGGACTGTGAATGGGGGCAGGTGGCATTTTTTGATGCTGATAAcgaggccccgatcttcactttcccaccAGCCTCTTTCACCGGGCAGTGAATTCGTCCCTGGTTCTGGACAGGATCCTGGCCCAAACAGTGTAGCTgagatgtggggtgggggtggggggattttgatgttgcaccccataatgctttatagaaatgtGCTTATGAGTGCAAATGTGACATAACTgtaatatgctttatgctaaatatGCCATGTAATATATCTTTGTAaagattatgatctactgaatatattcatcctatttgtatgcatgtgtcatttttatttctgaagttatgagcgttggctctatgcttgtatttgaaGCATTTGCTGTGGAAAACACATAAGGGAGGTTTGGCCaacatattcatagattcatagatatttaggtcagaagggaccattatgatcatctagtctgacctcctggacaacgcaggccacagaatctcacccacccactcctgtgaaaaacctctcgcttatgtctgagctattgaagtcctcaaatcgtggtttaaagacttcaaggagcagagaatcctccagcaagtgacccgtgccccatgctacagaggaaggcaaaaagcctccagggcctcttccaatctgccctggaggaaaattccttcccaaccccaaatacggcgatcagctaaaccctgagcatatgggcaagattcaccagccagatactacagaaaattctttcctgggtaactcggatcccaccccatctaatatcccatcacaggccattgggcctatttaccatgaatatttacttaccaaaaccatgttatcccatcataccatctcctccataaatttatcgagttgaATCTTAATCTTAttgtgaagggactattcaagtaattgactgacaatggaccttgggagactccaatacATGTCTGAGGAgccttcctgggaacgttcaaggtagcatgcgAGCAATGCCTGccaactgagtcatgcatggacatgtgacttgcccatctgactcccagctccctcttgctgttgtaattttgcacagaagaacaaagggattTCCTCCCACAagacagagaatataaaaggccctggaagcccctccattttgtcttcagatggctcaagagatggcttctacaccccaaagagatgcctgaaagcaACTGGAACagaggacagtaactacaggggtgggaGTGATTGCTGGAACCAGGCCATAAACTACAGctttggtctgaaaaggattatACCAGAGATAACATCCAGGGTGAGAAGTTAGTAGCTGTAACTAGATCCTTAGTGTATTAAGTTAGCCTTGcgtattttgatttattttacttagtaacttaccttgttctgtctgttattacttgaaaccatttaaatcctaccttttatacttaataaaatcacttttgtttattaataaacccagagtaagtgattaatacctgggggagaaaacagctgtgcatctctctctatcagtgttatagaggatggacaatttatgaatggaccttgtataagctttataaagagtaaaaatgatttaattggggtttggatcccattggtagctgggtgtctgggtgctggagacaggtaccctgctgagctgttttcagtgaattctgcagctttgggggcatggcccagaccctgggtctgtgttgggaggctagcatgtctggctcaacaaagcaGGATTCTGGGggggccaggctggcagggaaaactggctcagaaGTAATTTTGGCACATCAGGTAACAGTCCCAACGGGggctctgtgaccgaacccatcacagggaTATCCCCTTGAAATCAACCTCTCTAGTCTCACGCACACTTGTCTTTGTGACACTGGACGTTTCCTGTCTTCCTTCAGACTTTCTGCCATGCAATCTCTATGACCCTGGAGGGCCTGACAGGTGTCTGACCTGTCGAAGTATAGGAAGCAGGGGCAGCTTCTCTACCTCCTCCGATCTCATCGACCCACGGCTTTTGCCGCCCGTATGGCACTGTCCTCTATGGCGCAGGAGGACTGTGGGAATTCTGGCTCAGACAGTGCTCCTGAAACGTGGTGGGAATAGTTCAATgggcatgaaaaaatgggtgtctcTAATCACAGTCATCCTAGTCTCTATGATACTGGAGGACTCTCATCTACCTAGCCTGGGACTCATCTGTATGACCTTGGAGGACACCTGTCTACCCAACTCCAATATCTAATCTCTTTGacactccccctcccgccctgcagccccagggatgggaaggagggcgTGTGAATAgctctggagctgcaggaggagcataGGGGCCCTGAAGGGCACATGTGGGGGCTGCAGGATGAGAACTGTTGGAGGGTCAGGGACAGAAGTGATGTGGGGCTTGGGGCTGTAACTACTAGCGGGTCTgggggacaggcagatgtgggggtggcaAGGACAGCAAATTAATTGTGATTTGGGAGGTTTGGAGAGAAGGTGGATCCTCTGCACCAGCCGGGAGCCTGGGAGATAGAGACCCAGTCCCAGGGACTGGGAAGTGTGACCTCCAGGCTACTGGGGAAGGGATGCTGTggtgaggaggaggggtgggggggatgtcaTTTGGATGAAGGTGagctggctgcagggaggagagaggcaggTACAGAGCAGCTTTAAtcagaagggagagaagaaatcaaagtgtggggggggaataaagtAAAACAAGTGTAAATAGAGAAACCTGGGGAAAGGCATGGGGGGTAGGGAACTAATGTGAAAAGAGTGAAAGCAAAACAATCCTGAAACCAGAaaacctctttggggcagaggagaggaagggaagagcTCGGGGAGAAAACTGGGAACCTGTGTTGGAATGATTTGTGATAGGGAATAAAAGAGATTTAGGGGCAGACAGAGAAATAAATGGATGGAAAACAAGTGCTAGCTAAAATGATGTGAAAAACCgggtgaaataaaataaaagggagaaggaaagaaaacacGAGAGGGAGATCTATAAAATCTTTCTGAATGTGTGACTGTAACTCAttagcaggggtgaaagtaagcagAGGGACTTACTGGTACCCTGGGTCCCCCCTGGGCAAGGTGTGGGGGGTGGCTCTGGCCACCGGAAGGGGGGGGCCTCGtgtggagggggggctggggatcaggCTCCCCCAGGCAGCCCTTCATTGCCGCCACTGTGATTTGAAGGGCCACCCAAGGCCGCTGCCCTTTTGGCCCCCCCATCAGGGGCCCTGCCGGACCCTACCGCAGGGCTGCCGACGCGGGGGAGCAAAAGTAGTAGCGCTTTAACGTTGGCTGGTACCGGCGGCCAGTTCTCACCAGCACGCCATAGCGGCCTGCACCAgccactttcacccctgctcatTAATTCCTACCCAGAGTTCATTTGCAATATTTCCACTTTAATGCCTTTCAGGACAATGCATCAAATTTTTGACTGTTTTTACCACATGGTCTGGTTATGAAAGTCCCTCCCAGTCTCTTTAAGCCTGACATTTACTTAATGTAAATAAAGCATATAAAAATGTTTCCTTGTTTATATCCCTTTCATTTTCCAGCTGAGATTTTTGAAGATAGtcgtggaatttttttttctcctgacgTGGTTGTGTCACCGAACACTAATGGGGATATGCATGTCTGTCACTCTGGGATTGCTTACaatgcaatgtaagcccagggttactGAGTCTGGAGTCAGCTGGCCCATGTTGgagaaccctgggcttgagcatcgACACTGTTTCTTAACCCTACATAAAGACATTTCTAACCTAGGGTCAAACCTGgggctctggtgtccacactgaAGCATGTAGACCTGAGTCAAACCAACCTTATCCCAGATTCCGACCTGAAATGTAGCCGCTGTGGCTCTTTGACCATGTTTCAGTGTAGCAAAACTTTTCTGCCCACCCTGCACTGTGGGAAAGCCTCCATGAAAGTTCAAATCTTAATATACATCAGACAATCCACATACGAGAGAGACCCCACAAATGCTTGGATGATGGGAAAAGCTTCAGTTCCAGTTCATACCTTCGTAAACATTTCAGAATCCACATAGCACTGTATTTATAAATGCCTCGACTGGAAAAAGTTTCATTGATGATCAAACCTTACTTCACATCAGAcaatccacacaagagagagAACCCATAAATACTtggaatgtgggaaaagcttcaataacTGCAGGAAAAACTTCAGTCTGAACTCACACATTATTCCGCATTGGATAATTCACACAAGAAAGAGCTTGAAGGGGTACCTGCATTTCGTGCTCAGATGGCATCAAGCATCAGCAAGTCTATACAGGGAAGAGCCCTCTCAGATGTCCTTAGCCTGGAAAATGCTTCAGTTGTAACTAACACCACACTGAACATCAGAGACTCCTACACACAGGAGAGAAATTCTCTTAGTGCCTTGACTAGGCAACATACAAGTTGTCAGTCTcaacacacacaagttcaggaatcatTTCCTTCTGGTTACGTTTCCACACTGTCAGTGGGcaacacaatcaaatcacctttatgctttccttgtgccctggctagggtATCAACTTGATAACGTTGACAATGTTGCTGCACCCTTTCCcagcaacacactagcaacaggcaaagcAACAGTACCAGAGTCAtttggtctctgggattttgttaggacactaagccctggtctacactaggactttaggtcaaatttagcagcgttaaatcgatgtaaacctgcacccgtccacacaatgaagccctttatttcgacttaaagggcttttaaaatcgatttccttactccacctctgacaagtggattagcgcttaaatcgacgttgccggctcgaatttggggtactgtggacacaattcgatggtattagcctctgggagctatcccagagtgctccattgtgaccgctctggacagcactctcaactcagatgcactggccaggtagacaggaaaagaaccgcgaacttttgaatctcatttcctgtttggccagcgtggcaagctgcaggtgaccatgcagagctcatcagcacaagtgaccatgatggagtcccagaatcgcaaaagagctccagcatggaccgaacgggaggtatgggatctgatcgctgtttggggagaggaatccgtgctatcagaactccgttccagttttcgaaatgccaaaacctttgtcaaaatctcccagggcatgaaggacagaggccataacagggacccgaagcagtgccgcgtgaaactgaaggagctgaggcaagcctaccagaaaaccagagaggcgaacggccgctccgggtcagagccccaaacatgccgcttctatgatgagctgcatgccattttagggggttcagccaccactaccccagccgtgttgtttgactccttcaatggagatggaggcaatacggaagcaggttttggggacgaagaagatgatgatgaggaggaggttgtagatagctcacagcaagcaagcggagaaaccggttttcccgacagccaggaactgtttctcaccctggacctggagccagtaccccccgaacccacccaaggctgcctcctggacccagcaggcggagaagggacctctggtgagtgtaccttttaaaatactatacatggtttaaaagcaagcatgtgaaaggattactttgccctggcattcgcggttctcctagatgtagtcctaaagcctttgcaaaaggtttctggggagggcagccttattgcgtccttcatggtaggacactttaccactccaggccagtaacacgtactcgggaatcactgtagaacaaagcattgcagtgtatgtttgctggcattcaaacaacatccattctttatctctctgtgttatcctcaggagagtgagatataattcatggtcacctggttgaaatacagtgcttttcttcaggggacactcagaggagcccattcctgctgggctgtttgcctgtggctaaacagaaatgttccccgctgttagccacagggaggggggaaggttgagggggtagtcacgcggtggggggaggcaaaatgcgaccttgtaacgaaagcacatgtgctatgtatgtaatgttaacagcaaggtttaccctgaaagagtgtagccactgttttataaaatgtgtctttttaaataccgctgtccctttttttttctccaccagctgcatgtgtttcaatgatcacaggatcttctccttcccagaggctagtgaagcttagaaagaaaaaaaaacgcactcgcgattaaatgttctccgagctcatgctgtcctcccacactgacagagcacagacgaatgcgtggaggcaaataatgtcagagtgcaggaaagcacaaaatgaccgggaggagaggtggtgggctgaagagagtaagtggcgggctgaagagagtaagtggcgggctgaagacagggctgaagctcaaatgtggcggcagcgtgatgagaggaggtaggattcaatgctgaggctgctgcaggaccaaaccagtatgctccagtgtatggctgagctgcagaaaaggcagctggagcacagactgccgctacagcccctgtgtaaccaaccgccctcctccccaagttccatagcctccacacccagacgcccaagaacacggtgggggggcctctggccaaccagccactccaccatagaggattgcccaaaaaaaagaaggctgtcattcaataaattttaaagttgtaaacttttaaagtgctgtgcttaaagtgctgtgtggcattttccttccctcctccaccacccctcctgggctaccttggtagtcatcccgctatttgtgtgatgaatgaataaagaatgcatgaatgtgaagcaacaatgactttattgcctctacaagcggtgattgaagggaggaggggcgggtggttagcttacagggaagtagagtgaaccaaggggcggggggcttcatcaaggagaaacaaacagaactttcacaccgtagcctggccagtcatgaaactggttttcaaagcttctctgatgcgtaccgcactctcctgtgctcttctaaccgccctggtgtctggctgcgcgtaaccagcagccaggcgatttgcctcaacctcccaccctgccataaatgtctcccccttactctcacagatattgtggagcacacagcaagcagtaataacagttttcagagtaacagccgtgttagtctgtattcgcaaaaagaaaaggagtacttgtggcaccttagagactaaccagtttatttgagcatgagctttcgtgagctacagctcacttcatctgggaatattggtttcgctgaggtctaagcgagtcagtaaactgcgccagcgcgcctttaaacgtccaaatgcacattctaccaccattctgcacttgctcagcctgtagttgaacagctcctgactactgtccaggctgcctgtgtacggcttcatgagccatggcattaaggggtaggctgggtccccaaggatacatataggcatttcaacatccccaacagttattttctggtctgggaataaagtcccttcctgcagcttttgaaacagaccagagtt
This window contains:
- the LOC144271996 gene encoding LOW QUALITY PROTEIN: zinc finger protein RFP-like (The sequence of the model RefSeq protein was modified relative to this genomic sequence to represent the inferred CDS: inserted 1 base in 1 codon) translates to MKFSLSRYEKGKFQQPVEISPELEKRLSDFSQENIVLMETVRKFKDTLLSELETGAHRQVTVTLDPDTAHPQLILSEDRKSVRRGYTRQDLPDNPERFDTELCVLGCEGFXRHCWEVELGDGRRWAVGVARESVRRKGWISHNPEGGIWAVQRWGHRFQALTFPEIPLPLSRVPRRIWVSLDCEWGQVAFFDADNEAPIFTFPPASFTGQ